The Primulina huaijiensis isolate GDHJ02 chromosome 18, ASM1229523v2, whole genome shotgun sequence DNA window ACAAGCTTATTGCGATTCTACCGACGCTGGAAGATCGTCTCCGGAACTTCATTTTACCGCAGAATTATCTAAAAGTGCGACGGCACAAGAAATGCCTCTGGATCGAACACCATGACGCCGTTTCGGGACTCGCGGAAAATGAAAACCGCGTGCTCTCCATTTCTTGGGATAAAAGCTTGAAAATCTGGCAACCCCACAGCTTCCGATGCTTGGAATCGATCAACAAAGCCCACGATGACGCCATTAACGCCGTTGCTGTATCAAATGAAGGTTTGATCTACACGGGTTCTGCAGATAAGCGGATCAAAGTATGGGGAAAGGCAACCGGGGAGAAGAAACATGGACTGATAGCTACTTTAGAGAAGCATAAATCTGCGGTGAATGCATTGGCGTTGAGCCTCGACGGGTCGGTTCTTTTCTCCGGGTCGTGCGACAGGTCCATTTTGGTATGGGAAAGAGAGGATAGCGCCAATCACATGGCGGTGACTGGTGCGCTGAGGGGTCACCGGAAGGCCATACTCTCTTTGATGAATGTTCAGGATTTGCTGTTGAGTGGCTCGGCTGATCGGACGGTGAGGATTTGGCGGCAGGGTTACGACGGGAAGTACTGCTGTTTGACAGTGCTGGAAGGACACCAGACTCCGGTGAGGTCTCTGTCGGCGGTGGCCGTAACGCCGCCGGCGGGGGGTGGCGGGGAAGGGGCGGTAAAGGTGTTCAGCGGAAGCTTTGATGGAGAGATTAAAGTGTGGCAAGTTGAAGTGTCGAATGTAAATAGTTAATCAGTGAATTAAGGGAATATGAATTTTGATAATCCCTtaactattttaattttgaatttaatttcaTTGAAATTTGAGTTTTTACTTAGAAAAAGTTGATGTAAAATGTATTAATTATTGTGGAAATTGTAAAAATTATGGAAATTGtagcttaaaaataaaaatatatgccCAACTAATTGTCGTACCTAATTCTTTGATTTTATTAGTATATTAAATCGGACTGTTGTCAGTGTAAGTAGTCACTTGCCCAACGGAAGACTATGGTTATATTGAAGCTATTGCTGCAACCATCAAAAACACTCTGGCAGCTCATGGCCATCTAAAGCTAGAACATATTTTGCGCACGGCGAACGGAGTTGCACACTCATTAGCTTTTTTTGCTATTTCATCTCCCTCACTTTTTGTGTGGAAGTTTGGGGATTTTCTTATTTGGTTAGTAAAGCTTGTAATGAAGGATTTGTTAAGGTCTGAATAAAATTACAAGTTTTCTtgtcaaaaaaaatcaaaattcattGAAAATTAAACTATAGTTTTCTTGCAATATATTTAGTCATGAGGATTAAACTAAATGTGTTTTATGCGTAATAAGTGTTTCGAAAAttgttctataaaaaaaatttataactaCTACTATTTTATAATCAAACGTTTAACtttgtttatttaatattattatcttTTCAAAATTGATCTTCGGTCATCTAACATAAGTTTctccttaaaaatacatatatatcattgaaAAAATACTTACATGACACTAAATTGATAAAACATTCGATACCACATCATCAATATGGTAAAATAGAatcaaaagtaaaaaataaaataaaatttacaagtTTAAAGATCCAAATTTGTTAATTAGAagaccaatctcaaaagatgcCAACCTAGAGAATcattttataagtttttttcTAATAAGAAtcgttttattatatattatttctattttcCATGATAAGGATCAATTGATCATAAAATCAATGAGTGTATCAGAAGTTAGTGTTATGGTCGGTGTTGTCAACACAAGCGCACAACACagcagcggaaattaattattaacacacaaatataattttaataaataaacaccagttttaaattatgcacaagtacgaatacttgtgcaatgcctcatggcaaaaaattcactagaaaatatgtaaatcgtttacaccaaaacaatactagtgaaaataacaaaactaaATTCCTTGATACTCTAAGGAATAAAATTATGCATCAAAAACACAAATCAAATCtagatgcataaaataaaaacgtgttgcttaaaaccaaacgaaaccactcttcgatcaacactctgcgttattgttgttattcaagtgttggcaacaccaatCGGCAACACAGTGAATCTGTGAATCAATCACCCAAATTCTTCACATGAAAATCTTCAATATCTGAACTCTATGTGTGTTCAGAAAAATCCAGCAACTTTCTTGCGCTGCAAAGTGATCACCCGATCACACAAAAAACGTCTCATCAAAATAGACTCGGCTCTtgtatttttcttctatgtatgcGCTCCTCTGCCGACCTCACGAAAGAGTCAAACCaaaaggctcacacgaaaaGCTCCTACAAAAGTGATCACCGATCACATAAAATTGCAGAGCAAATATATGTTGGACTTCTTGTGATTTTCTTCTCAATGAAAAGGTCTTTGTCCAACTTTCTCTCTACAACTCTATTCTCTCTCTCTTTGCCACTCCTCTACGGCTGTAAGGCTATGCATACTTATATCCATGGCTTGACCTAAAAGTTATCCCATAGAAGAATCCTAGAAAATATAGAAACAAGATTTTCATTAGatataaaactcttttaaacaaagataaaatatcttagagataaaaatcatattaaaaacaaTTCTTATAATATCTAGAGATAAATCAAGCAAGATATTATTCTCTAGAAATAAATCAAGCACAATCTCATAATCNGAGCGCATAAAAAATGAATGGATTCCGCTCAAAGCCTGTCAAAAACTGGCTGACGGGAAAATCAAGAGAATTGTTCTTTCTTTTATATTCTtccttttttgaaaaaataataaagcatATCTTTACCGTTCCCAATGCTCAATCTTGttcttttttcttattttatattctttttcaggtaatttttcttttttgtccCTCCAAAATATTCACACatgtacatatatttttattttattttttaataggaAACTCACAATAATTATCTATACAGAATAGCCTACGAACTCTGTCATCAAGTAAATCAActttaaaaaatgttatatatatatatatatatatataacattttttaaagTTGATTTACTTGATGACAGAGTTCGTAGGCTATTCTGTATAGATAAttattgtgatatatatatatatatataaacattacgtagtttgaaattttttgaaattaaaataaaacaaaagcaaCATTGGTTTAATACAAAATACTAATTTTACTCtgtgtgtttttttatatatatatatatttacggTCAAAGAATATTAAATATCGCTGAATTACAAGTTTAAAAGTGATTGGATCAATAGGACAAATCCAATTAACGTGGATTTCGTTGTCAATCGATCGTTAATTACCTACGAGACAACGTTAAATGCCAAAGCACGAGTCATAATCATGTGATAATGtgcaattataaaataattaatgccGTTTTACGCCTTTTTTAACCCCAAAAAATTCATCATCGTCgaagaaaaatcaattaaaaaagaATAGAAAGACAAATCAAAGCTTTGCCAATCACATTCAATTACTTGTACTTTAACCTcgctgatcttttttttttttttacaaatgtATCTTGGTTTTATCCTAACACCCGTATTCTCGTTATGAGACTTTCTCGGTTTTTTAAATAGGCTTCcataaattttaatcttttaaatataacaactaaatttttttactttagaATACATGCAAATCATTAATATACTAAACTAATTGTCAATATAGatgaccaaatttttttttttttttaacttcagaagACATGCATatcattaataatattttaaaaaataacaactaAACTAATTATCAACATAGATGACCAAAATcgtaaataaacaaatatacataaacgaattttaaattttcactaaTATGTACAATATAtttgttcttgttgaaaaattatttaaaaatgtgaaaaatatttgtgttgaaaatgtgaatgttgaatgttgaaaattaggtaaaattagttgttgaatattgaaaattagtgtgtgatgatgtaggtaatgatgtattttatttttggattatttgtaaaaaatttctataaatagatctctcatttgtgaagaaaatcacaattgagttgagagaaaaatattataaagtgtgtagtgtgataattttgagagtttgagatttttactttttaccgtaaatttttactttttcacaacatgttatcagcacgaagctctaaaagtcctccatatttttccaagctccgaaacAGAAGAAaatgtaacaaaagtaataatatttattttattatttatttatttattgtttatatatttaatatataatataatgttattattagaaataataaaaataattttttcaaaaacttgttataaatcctgggaggatgttaagacgacatcccacactcccggtaagggatacgacaagtataaaagcctataaggtttttaaacaaaataacttatgacacctaattataataatgtgatatgatatacataattatttaaatatgactaatattatatacaccatattattaccataaaattatacaaatacatacatttattttcttatacaccaacggtaataaacggtaacaaaacggctagtttttgctctataaatacaatctcacaaatacattcaatcactccaactttctcttcttctctaaaaattattcttcatcaaattttcgaagaaaaaaagaagatggctttcacgaggttatttttaattattttggttatcatactcaccagtcttgtatttatcggagaatatcctcctcgtgtgttttctttatttttacgaatacttgtacttgttgtttatccattactttgtattgcaatattcattaactaataaaatgcatcgtaatttttagtaccaccatggcaaacttggcaaagctcgaattcatcgctcttgatattactgggaaaaactatatgccatggactcttgatgtagaaatgcatcttgagtcattgggtctaagcgagaccattaaagaaaatggtatatcttcatcacaagaaaaagcaaaagctataatatttttacgacgacaccttgatgaaggtttaaaatgtgaatatctcatcgaaaaagatcccatggctctgtggaaaggattaaaagagagatttgaacatataagggaagttatacttccgaccgcccgtgatgaatggaatatgttaagattccaagactttaaaaaagtcagtgattacaattcagcgatgtatagaataatctcgcagttaaaattttgtggacatgaggttacagaatcggaaatgcttgaaaaaacattttccacgtttcacgcatcaaatataacactacagcaacaatatagagtgcgtggatttgcgagatattctgaactcatcgcctgtcttcttgtggcggaaaagaacaacgagctattaatgagaaatcatcagtcccgacccactggatcaacagcatttccagaagtaaatgctgtaagtaaaaatgaatttaaacctggaaaccaaaatcaaattcaaagacaaggttttggtcgaggtcgaggtcgaggtcgaggtcgtggacgtggacgtggacgaggaagtggtcgtggtcgtggacgcggccgtggttttgaaaataatcgagatagttatttctataactcatctcaaaataacgtcccaaaccatccacagaaaaggcatcaagaaaacatgagtgttaatgaaaatcactcgaaaagatttgaaagttcttgtttcagatgcggtactccaggacattggtctcgtatttgtcgagcccctgagcatctttgcaaactttataaagaatcgataaaggggaaagaaaaggagaccaacttcactgagcgaagtgaccgtttgagtgattcaactcattttgatgctgctgattttatgaatgatttctctggaaatgatcaatatgttggtgggatagaaatgaacaatattgatgctgcagattttctcaatgatttctctgaaaatgaacaatatagtggtagaatataaatgtacaataatttatttttcatgtatttatatgataatgttttattgtacaattatgatatgtgttatatttaaatatgtattgtcattaattttttttcattgcatattttttgaagttcaaatatggaaaatgctatgagcaaagctgaagtttgcatacccgatagtggtacaacgcacactatcctccgagataaaagatatttcttggaactaaaaccaacaaaaacaacggtgaatacaatatcaggtcctgtagacttgattaaaggatgtggtaaagcacaatttttgttacctaatggtacaaaatttttgatcaatgatgctttatattcaccacaatcgaaaagaaatttgttgagttttaatgatatatattcccatgggtatgatactcaaacaatgaatgaagggaatgagaaatatatgtgtcttaccacatataaatcaggaaagaaatatgtgattgaaaaactaccaatgctccctactggattgcattatacacatatacgtcccattgaatcaaacatggtaattgataattcttcaatattaaccaattggcatgatcgattaggacatcctggttcaacaatgatgcgaagaattatagaaaatacacatggtcatccattgaaagaccagaagatctttcagaataataagtttcaatgtaaagcatgttctcttggaaaacttattataagaccatcaccagccaaaatccaaactgaatcaccaatgtttcttgaacgtattcagggtgatatttgtggaccaatccatccaccatgtggaccattcagatactttatggtattgattgatgcctccagcagatggtcacatgtatgtttattgtcaactcgaaatgttgcatttgcaagattacttgctcaaataataaaattgaggaatcaatttcccgattatacaatcaagaaaattagacttgataatgctggtgaatttacttcccagactttcaatgattattgtatgtctatgggaatcattgttgagcatcctgttgctcatgtacatactcaaaatggattggctgaatcattgattaaacgtctgcaaatgattgctagaccaatgattatgaaaacaaagctccctatttctatatggggacatgcaattttacatgctgcttcattaattcgcatcagaccaagtgcatatcataaatactccccattgcagcttgcatttggtaaagaaccagacatttctcatctgagaatttttggatgtatggtgtatgtgcctattgcaccacctcaacgaaagaaaatgggacctcaaagaaagattggaatttatattggttatgatagtccatcgatcattcgatatcttgaaccacagacaggcgacgtgttcacagcacgttttgctgattgtcattttaatgaggaaatcttcccaatgttagggggagaacagaaacataccgaaaaagaaattacatggtatgtatcatcattgttacatctggatccaagaacaaaacaatgtgaaaaagatgtacagcaaattgtgcacttgcaaagaatagcaaatcaaataccagatgcatttgcagacacaaaaggggtaactaaatcatatatacatgctgcaaatgcccctgctcgaattgaaattccgaagaaacaaattgaagatagtcatgatgtcattaaacgcctgaagcgtggaaggccagttggttccaaggataaaaatcctcgaaaaagaaaattcatagagaaacacaatgatcacaaaatagagaatgatgttcctgaagaaacacataatgatcacaaaatagagaatgatgttcctgaagaaacacatgatgatgaaaatgttttgtcagaaccacaaactgacgagaatcatgaaatctctatcaattatattaatactggaaaaatatggaaccgaaaagatatagaagaaattgatgatatattttcttataatgtggcaatcgacatcataaatgataatgaagatcatgaaccaaaatcttttggtgaatgtaaaaatcggcaggattggataaaatggaaagatgccatccaggttgaattggattcgctaaataaacgtaatgtttttggacctatagtccttacacctgaaggtgtaaaacctgttggatacaaatgggtttttattcgaaagcgaaatgagaaaaatgaaatagtaagatataaagctcgacttgttgcacaaggtttttctcaaaggcctggaattgattatgaagaaacgtattctcctgtgatggatgcaattacgtttcggtatttgattagcttggcagtatctgaaaatttagaaatgcgtcttatggatgttgttacagcctacttatatggatcacttgatagtaatatatatatgaaaatccctgaaggatttaagatgcctgaagcacaaagttcaaaacccagagaatgttattctgtgaaattactaagatcattatatgggttgaagcaatccggcagaatgtggtataataggctaagtgatcacttgatgaaaaagggatatgtaaataattcaatatgcccttgtgttttcattaagaaaacaacatccggatgcgtaattattgctgtatatgttgatgatttaaacatcattggaacaaataaggaaattcaagaagttgtgtcatacttgaaagaagaatttgaaatgaaggatcttggaaaaaccaagtattgtctgggtttacaaattgaacaaaaagaatgtggaatatttgttcaccagacaaattatacagaaaagatccttaaacgttttaatatggacaaatcaaatcctttaagtactccaatggttgttagatcattaaacatagaaaaggatccattccgtccatgtgaagatgatgaagatattcttggtccagaagtaccatatctaagtgctatcggtgcccttatgtatcttacaaattgtacaaggcctgatatatcttttgccgtaaatttattggcaagatttagcacatatccaacaaagagacattggaacggaattaaacatatattccgttatctacgaggaacgacagacttgggacttttgtattcaaaagatgctaatccaagtataattggttatgccgatgctggatacttatctgatccacacaaagcacgttctcaaactggatatgtatttactcgtggaggcactgcaatttcttggcgttcacagaaacaaacacttgtaacaacttcatcaaatcatgccgagattattgcactacatgaagcaagccgtgaatgtgtgtggttaaaatcaatgactcaacatatccaaatctcatgcggattatcattcgacgagaagcctgtgatactatatgaagataatgctgcatgtgttgctcaaatgaaagaaggatacataaaaagcgacagaactaaacatattcctcctaagttcttcgcattcaccaaggagcttgagaagaataaatgtattgatgttcgtcacattcaatcaagtgaaaactcatcagatctcttcacaaaggcacttcctacgacaatattcagaaagcacatatataatattgggatgcgcaatctacgaaatttgtgaagaattgttcgtgtcaacatgagggggagtttacgtgactgcactctttttcccttactatggtttttatcccaatgggtttttcctagtaaggtttttaacgaggcagtataaaaacacgtaatgaagacaatcattatgatcatcatcacaatggggagtgttgaaaaattatttaaaaatgtgaaaaatatttgtgttgaaaatgtgaatgttgaatgttgaaaattaggtaaaattaggtgttgaatattgaaaattagtgtgtgattaTGTAGGTAATgacgtattttatttttggattatttgtaaaaattttctataaatagatctctcatttgtgaagaaaatcacaattgagttgagagaaaaatattataaagtgtgtagtgtgataattttgagagtttgagatttttactttttaccataaatttttattttttcacaacagttctatgttttaaaatttattaaattacatAAATCCCTTGAAATTCCGAGTCTACCCTAGCCACTACGAAACAAAACTGATTAATATTCTAGGTAGAaacctcaaatattttattattttattttagatagAAACGTACATGATGTGAACCATATATCGTAAGGTTAATTTTGTGCTGCCAACAACCATCCCAAATATTCCCCGAATAAACACAATTTGAATTAGACTCGTTTGTACGTTTATTCATTATCAAATCTGATCATTCTCTTTGGAAATTGAATCATATTCTCATTTGAAATTCACTTAGTTACTCATATTTATCGAGACGAAAAATCTCTACCAGATCTTTTAGCGAGTGAatttttgatgaaattatttCATGACTTACTTTTGCAATAGCCAACGCAACCTGAGCAGTGCCGATACCTGTGTAATTCATCTAGGATTCTGATTGTGTAGAGGCAATCAAAACAGTGAATGTTTTGACCCCGAACGCTCGATGATCTTTCAGATTCAACATATCCTAAAAAAACAATGGCATTCTAGGGATAAATCAGTCGAGTAGATAAGCAAATCAAGCGGCTCATAGCTTATAATTAGCAAGATTCACTCATTCGTGTTATAATCCCATTTGTTTGTTAAGTATTGGTTTTCCTTCTTGGCTTCACGAAATAATTACGAAACAATATTCGAAATTAACACGAGTACCCTTTctcttttcaaaataaaaaataaaaaatattgttttttttgaTAATCTTGttttttatctttgtttttcaatttatatatatctatacttctatactattatattaagtgtgaggatATCATAATAACTACCTAAAGAgaacaacaaatttttttacaattctacccttatatgatattaatattacacttttgtttttttgtttattttttgttttaatttcaacacacacttttatttttatatttatttttatttcaagaattcaaatatcaatttagtccttccataatttgtcaaatttcactttagtccatcaatagtaataaaaaagattgtacacatacgcatcgcgtgtgcatagtaactagtgtatatatatatatatatatatatataatgatgaTATTGAAAATGTGGGTAATTTAACGAAATGGCATGCCACAAAAGTTGGCAAATGCCTGATTTGGTGGAGAAAAGCTGTAAAAGGACAAAACCCTCATTACGTGGAAGCTAAGATTTGCATGTTTCTTTTAGTTCCAACTTGCCAGTGCAAGTTGAAGTACAAAATACGATATTTTCAGTAGCTGAATTTTGGTCACCATTGGCTgtatcttttcttttcaaaatataaaaccaAAGCAATATATGGCTAGGACGAAGTGTACGATATCTGGGCCCTCGTGCATGGTCGCGgatatttgagttttttttttttggtttctcAATTAGAACTTTCTCGAGTcacatctttttttttcccccttttcaataatatatatacatatatactgccaaaatatattaaacgcgtgtttgattatatatttatatgtgttgtgaaaaagtaaaaatttacggtaaaaaagtaaaaatctcaaactctcaaaattatcacactacacactttataatatttttctctcaactcaattgtgattttcttcacaaatgagagatctatttatagaaaatttttacaaataatccaaaaataaaatacatcattacctacatcatcacacactaattttcaatattcaacacctaattttacctaattttcaacattcaacattcacattttcaacacaaatatttaacacatttttaaataatttttcaacactcccccttgtgatgatgatcataatgattgtatacattacgtgtttttatactgcctcgttaaaaaccttactaggaaaaacccattgggataaaaaccatagtaagggaaaaagagtgcagtcacgtaaactccccctcatgttgacacgaacaattcttcacaaatttcgtagattgcgcatcccaatattatatatgtgctttctgaatattgtcgtaggaagtgcctttgtgaagagatctgatgagttttcacttgattgaatgtgacgaacatcaatacatttattcttctcaagctccttggtgaatgcgaagaacttaggaggaatatgtttagttctgtcgctttttatgtatccttctttcatttgagcaacacatgcagcattatcttcatatagtatcacaggcttctcgtcgaatgataatccgcatgagatttggatatgttgagtcattgattttaaccacacacattcacggcttgcttcatgtagtgcaataatctcggcatgatttgatgaagttgttacaagtgtttgtttctgtgaacgccaagaaattgcagtgcctccacgagtaaatacatatccagtttgagaacgtgctttgtgtggatcagataagtatccagcatcggcataaccaattatacttggattagcatcttttgaatacaaaagtcccaagtctgtcgttcctcgtagataacggaatatatgtttaattccgttccaatgtctctttgttggatatgtgctaaatcttgccaataaatttacggcaaaagatatatcaggccttgtacaatttgtaagatacataagggcaccgatagcacttagatatggtacttctggaccaagaatatcttcatcatcttcacatggacggaatggatccttttctatgtttaatgatctaacaaccattggagtacttaaaggatttgatttgtccatattaaaacgtttaaggatcttttctgtataatttgtctggtgaacaaatattccacattctttttgttcaatttgtaaacccagacaatacttggtttttccaagatccttcatttcaaattcttctttcaagtatgacacaacttcttgaatttccttatttgttccaatgatgtttaaatcatcaacatatac harbors:
- the LOC140964777 gene encoding protein JINGUBANG gives rise to the protein MKLRLWLSTCSSASTATAPTLPKTPFSDTASSSCSDILTHSSISSATSLQSNLSLLTLPSVPSLEKLCLSPDNSAPSAAARFLFSLQPSRAYINFLILHNNLLYTASGNEINVFEIIDNTLVDTFNGEKNSSGSVKSIAFSNGKVFTAHQDCKIRVWKMNMYKQHKLIAILPTLEDRLRNFILPQNYLKVRRHKKCLWIEHHDAVSGLAENENRVLSISWDKSLKIWQPHSFRCLESINKAHDDAINAVAVSNEGLIYTGSADKRIKVWGKATGEKKHGLIATLEKHKSAVNALALSLDGSVLFSGSCDRSILVWEREDSANHMAVTGALRGHRKAILSLMNVQDLLLSGSADRTVRIWRQGYDGKYCCLTVLEGHQTPVRSLSAVAVTPPAGGGGEGAVKVFSGSFDGEIKVWQVEVSNVNS